ATAATCATCAGCCTCGACAAGCCGAATTGCTTCCGGTAAGGTTTTATTTTTATACTGGACATAAAATGATTTTAAACCATCTCTAAACAAGGCTTCTTCGGCGGATAAATTAAGATTAGAATACGTATCCAGTATTTGATCAAATTTTACTAAGGCTGCATTTAAGAGCTTTAATTCATTCTCGTCCTTAAGCAAAGTGAATCCCCTAGCTCGGAAAAACACCTCATTTAACGTGCTCGCCATCTCGCTGATCGTGTCTGCTTTATACTGCAAACTTTCACGTTCTCTACTTAATTCATCTTGCTCATAGTTTATGAAAATAAAAAAAACAGTTCCCATAAGAAAGATTAAAGAAAACACTAATACAATGATGCGGAAATATTTATTTTTGATGCTGTGATTAGCGTTACTTTTCTTCACCACTCAGGATCCCCTCCACAATCTGCAAGAGTTCCATCGGACTAAATGGTTTCGGCATGAAGTAACGCGCACCTGCTTCAACTGCTCGAATTCGATCTACATCTTGAGCTTTGGCCGTTAACATTAATATAGCTGTACTTTTCTTCTTCTCCTCATCCAGCTGCTGAAGCACTTCAATCCCTGTCATTTCCGGCATCATATAATCCAGAATCACCAAATCATAAGGATCCGTAGACAGCTTAGTTAGAGCTTCCAACCCATTCTCCGCTGTGTGAATCTCAACATTCTCCAAATCTTCCAATGTATCCTCGATTAACATCCGTAATACTTCTTCATCATCCACTACCATTATTTTTTGCATATTCACACAATTCCCTTCATGTTAGAACAAGAATCTATGAGCCA
This genomic stretch from Paenibacillus sp. FSL H7-0737 harbors:
- a CDS encoding response regulator transcription factor; translation: MQKIMVVDDEEVLRMLIEDTLEDLENVEIHTAENGLEALTKLSTDPYDLVILDYMMPEMTGIEVLQQLDEEKKKSTAILMLTAKAQDVDRIRAVEAGARYFMPKPFSPMELLQIVEGILSGEEK